One region of Miscanthus floridulus cultivar M001 chromosome 19, ASM1932011v1, whole genome shotgun sequence genomic DNA includes:
- the LOC136527222 gene encoding uncharacterized protein yields MGSSSPPTPKGDEDSSATSLQGDEVARCLANEQASEAAATVQRLERKRVAKEEACDAALARALEAEQQAAAAAKERDDAALRASEALARAAMERAAAAAALAPGPSGGASPLPGGASTPADLRAAMLHHEAMALLQLHSQAVAVSNIRNHVTTVLDVDSGNFNRWCDQFLLILGKFSLQGHVREEPPVPISPDWARMDCVVKSWIIVTLTDDLGEIIRA; encoded by the coding sequence ATGGGGTCGTCCTCCCCACCAACCCCCAAGGGCGACGAAGATAGCTCCGCCACCTCGCTCCAGGGTGACGAGGTCGCTCGGTGCCTCGCCAATGAGCAGGCCAGCGAAGCCGCCGCCACCGTGCAGCGCCTGGAGCGTAAGcgcgtggccaaggaggaggcgtGTGATGCTGCTCTGGCACGTGCTCTCGAGGCCGAGCAGCAGGCCGCAGCCGCGGCCAAGGAGCGAGACGACGCCGCCCTACGCGCCAGCGAAGCCCTTGCGCGCGCGGCCATGGAACGCGCAGCCGCCGCTGCTGCACTCGCACCTGGGCCATCGGGCGGCGCCTCTCCACTGCCTGGAGGCGCCTCTACGCCAGCCGATCTCCGAGCGGCCATGCTCCACCACGAGGCCATGGCGCTGCTCCAGCTTCACTCCCAGGCTGTCGCCGTCAGCAACATCCGGAACCACGTCACCACCGTCCTCGACGTCGACTCCGGTAACTTCAACCGTTGGTGCGATCAATTCCTGCTCATCCTCGGCAAGTTTTCGCTTCAGGGCCATGTCCGCGAAGAGCCTCCAGTCCCAATTTCCCCCGATTGGGCCCGGATGGACTGCGTCGTCAAGTCTTGGATCATCGTCACGCTCACGGACGATCTTGGCGAGATCATCCGTGCCTAG
- the LOC136527223 gene encoding uncharacterized protein gives MADDLTALGEVITDRTLVLNVIRGLNERFAHVGTLLRRAKPFPTFLEAREDLILEELTMANRKETPAAALAATTTPTAAPPSSSTGSGGGGGGSKPSNNRRNKRGGGGKGQGSSGSSG, from the coding sequence atggccgatGATCTCACggccctcggcgaggtcatcaccGACCGCACCCTCGTCCTCAACGTCATCCGCGGCCTCAACGAGCGCTTCGCCCACGTCGGCACCCTTCTACGCCGCGCCAAGCCCTTCCCCACGTTCCTGGAGGCCCGTGAGGACCTCATCCTCGAGGAACTCACCATGGCAAACCGCAAGGAGACTCCAGCAGCTGCCCTTGCTGCCACTACGACTCCTACAGCAGCTCCTCCTTCGTCCAGCACCGGTTCTGGAGGCGGTGGCGGGGGCTCCAAGCCTTCCAACAACCGCCGCAacaagcgcggcggcggcggcaaaggTCAGGGCAGTAGCGGCTCTTCAGGATAG
- the LOC136529013 gene encoding protein MODIFYING WALL LIGNIN-1-like, protein MERKVVAVCAVVGFLGVLSAALGFAAEATRVKVSDVQTSGTPGKCIYPRTPALALGLISAVSLMLAQSIINTVAGCICCKRHPVPSDTNWSVALISFIISWCTFIIAFLLLLTGAALNDQRGEENMYFGSFCYVVKPGVFSGGAVLAFASVALAIVYYVALSSSKGPPPTFATPQNHGIAMGQPVIPQQSSEPVFVHEDTYNRRQQVS, encoded by the exons ATGGAGCGGAAGGTCGTGGCGGTGTGCGCGGTGgtcggcttcctcggcgtcctCTCGGCGGCGCTCGGATTCGCGGCGGAGGCCACCCGCGTCAAG GTTTCGGATGTTCAAACAAGTGGTACTCCTGGTAAATGCATATACCCAAGAACCCCAGCCTTAGCGCTTGGTTTAATATCTGCCGTCTCTCTTATGCTCGCCCAGTCCATCATAAACACAGTCGCTGGTTGCATCTGTTGTAAGAGGCATCCTGTTCCCTCAGACACTAACTGGAGTGTAGCCCTGATTTCATTCATCATATCCTG gtgcactttcattatcgcattcCTTCTCCTGCTGACTGGAGCTGCCCTGAACGACCAGAGAGGCGAGGAGAACATGTACTTTGGTAGCTTCTGCTACGTCGTGAAGCCAGGGGTCTTCTCCGGGGGAGCGGTGCTAGCCTTTGCCAGCGTGGCGCTGGCCATAGTCTACTACGTCGCTCTGTCATCGTCCAAGGGTCCTCCGCCGACGTTTGCAACCCCACAGAACCATGGCATCGCGATGGGTCAGCCTGTGATCCCGCAGCAGAGCAGCGAACCGGTGTTTGTCCACGAGGACACTTACAATCGGCGGCAGCAGGTCTCGTGA
- the LOC136529014 gene encoding gluconokinase-like, with amino-acid sequence MAGSDPLAYQGLAIVVMGVSGCGKSTVAAMLAEALGCSFIEADDYHSQANKAKMSEGIPLSDADRAPWLESLRDAIRERLDGGEDVAVSCSALQLRYRDVLRAADRGYEPGEYATCRVRFVCLRASAEVIAERMLRRSTEGKHFMPASLLRSQLDLLQIDATEGVTEFDATTVRPGDIVLDTVALFREELASTVPS; translated from the exons atggccggctccGATCCCCTCGCGTATCAAG GGCTAGCGATCGTGGTCATGGGAGTCAGCGGCTGCGGCAAATC AACCGTCGCGGCAATGCTCGCCGAAGCCTTGGGCTGCAGCTTCATCGAAGCAGACGATTACCATTCCCAGGCAAACAAAG CCAAGATGAGCGAGGGCATCCCGCTCTCCGACGCGGACCGCGCGCCGTGGCTGGAGTCGCTCCGGGACGCCATCCGGGAGCGGCTGGACGGCGGTGAGGACGTGGCCGTGAGCTGCTCGGCGCTTCAGCTCAGGTACCGGGACGTGCTCCGCGCCGCCGACCGCGGCTACGAGCCGGGGGAGTACGCCACCTGCAGGGTGAGGTTCGTGTGCCTGCGGGCGTCGGCGGAGGTGATCGCCGAGAGGATGCTGCGGAGGTCGACGGAAGGGAAGCACTTCATGCCGGCGAGCCTGCTGCGGAGCCAGCTCGACCTGCTGCAGATCGACGCCACGGAGGGGGTCACGGAGTTCGACGCCACGACGGTGCGTCCCGGCGACATCGTCCTCGACACCGTTGCTCTGTTCAGGGAGGAGCTGGCGTCGACAGTCCCTTCTTGA
- the LOC136528827 gene encoding uncharacterized protein: MAAGPSPLAGGVGDRGSSASHHQHPPPPPPPKILLAKPPLPHAASAGADDDGGGGAGGRARQAPQPGSLSLVSDAWEAHTDKILPYLTENNDFMVIGVIGPPGVGKSTIMNELYGHDASSPGMLPPFPTQTEETRLMGKHCTTGIDIRISNERVILLDAQPVYSPSVLIDMLRPDGSSTIPVLNGEPLSADLAHELMGIQLGVFLASVCNIVLVVSEGMNDLSMWELMLTVDLLKHNIPDPSVLTSSASQDKENKNEDQLGSEDYISDLCFVHARLQGQDFSPSKLMLLRKTLEKHFNSSSFRIGSSNATGQAFDSLVSSSTKVEDLTSGRQDIFLLPLRGHDNSTKFEYGTYSCMLGMLRDQILSWPARSFSKNLSERDWLRSSAKIWDMVKKSPVISEYCKALQSSGLFRK, from the exons ATGGCCGCCGGACCTTCGCCGCTCGCCGGCGGCGTCGGCGACCGGGGCTCCTCCGCCTCGCACCACCAGCACCcgcctcccccgccgccgcccaaGATCCTCCTCGCCAAGCCGCCGCTGCCGCACGCCGCCTCCGCGGgcgccgacgacgacggcggcgggggCGCGGGGGGCCGCGCGCGCCAGGCGCCGCAGCCGGGGTCGCTCAGCCTCGTCTCCGACGCGTGGGAGGCCCACACCGACAAGATCCTCccg TATTTGACCGAGAACAATGATTTCATGGTGATTGGGGTAATTGGCCCACCTGGTGTGGGCAAGTCAACCATCATGAATGAACTATATGGACATGATGCAAGCTCACCTG GAATGCTTCCTCCTTTTCCTACACAAACTGAGGAAACAAGATTGATGGGGAAACACTGTACTACTGGTATTGACATCAGGATATCTAATGAGCGAGTTATACTCCTTGACGCTCAG CCAGTGTATAGTCCCTCTGTTCTAATCGATATGTTGAGGCCAGATGGTTCATCCACAATTCCTGTCCTTAATGGTGAACCCTTATCAGCAGACTTAGCTCATGAACTAATGGGAATCCAG CTTGGTGTTTTCTTGGCATCTGTTTGTAATATAGTGTTGGTCGTGTCAGAAGGGATGAATGATTTGTCCATGTGGGAGCTCATGCTTACA GTTGATTTATTGAAGCACAACATACCTGATCCATCCGTGTTAACGTCATCAGCATCCCAAGACAAGGAAAACAAAAATGAAGACCAATTGGGCAGTGAAGACTATATTTCTGATCTCTGTTTTGTGCATGCTAG GTTGCAGGGACAAGATTTTTCTCCTTCAAAGCTCATGCTTCTAAGGAAAACTCTCGAGAAGCACTTCAACTCATCCTCTTTTAGAATCGGGAGCTCTAATGCAACAGGTCAAGCTTTTGATTCGCTGGTTTCTTCAAGCACGAAAGTTGAAGATTTAACCTCCGGTCGGCAGGACATATTTCTCCTTCCCCTGAGAGGACATGATAACTCGACAAAGTTTGAGTATGGAACATACTCGTGCATGCTAGGGATGCTTCGTGATCAG ATCCTGTCATGGCCAGCGAGGTCATTCTCGAAGAACCTCTCGGAGCGCGACTGGCTGAGAAGCTCAGCGAAGATCTGGGACATGGTGAAGAAGTCCCCTGTCATCTCGGAGTACTGCAAGGCGCTCCAGAGCTCAGGGTTGTTTAGGAAGTAG
- the LOC136525418 gene encoding uncharacterized protein — protein sequence MSAKYIIAGLAASFAIAYASDVLVAQKKVFGGSVTYMVSRHDTEDGGGQGVVAGDGQEVPGVASHRGPAGGHEPHQPPEFHRHGSQATVSMRCDVPQLLNHYLV from the exons ATGTCGGCCAAGTACATCATCGCCGGTCTAGCTGCTTCCTTCGCGATCGCGTATGCTTCCGATGTCCTGGTGGCACAGAAGAAGGTTTTTGGAGGTA GTGTTACTTACATGGTGAGCAGGCACGACACCGAGGACGGTGGCGGACAAGGTGTGGTGGCAGGCGACGGACAAGAAGTTCCAGGCGTGGCCTCGCACCGCGGGCCCGCCGGTGGTCATGAACCCCATCAGCCGCCAGAATTTCATCGCCATGGATCTCAAGCTACTGTAAGCATGAGGTGTGATGTACCCCAGCTCCTGAACCACTACCTAGTctga